Proteins encoded by one window of Paenibacillus sp. DCT19:
- a CDS encoding TVP38/TMEM64 family protein encodes MRKWFWLLLYVLLAGVMFMYRYELLEWTDTHQSIPMLIIIAMLFALVPVIPYKFVIAALGYSYGTTMAAWVSWSGTTLAALLVYAGARYVFRAQARSYLDRIRGLNRFTSWMEAHPFMGVMTLRLLPVVPQTAVNIYAGITYTPFWTFMIATAIGKMPAIFVFAYAGAQASESIWLSLLVLGVYLLFMTVILLVFRFRSRKKV; translated from the coding sequence TTGCGAAAATGGTTTTGGCTCCTGTTATATGTTTTGCTTGCCGGAGTCATGTTTATGTACAGATATGAACTGTTGGAATGGACGGATACCCATCAATCCATCCCTATGCTTATTATCATTGCAATGTTATTTGCCCTTGTCCCTGTTATTCCATATAAGTTTGTTATTGCTGCTCTGGGTTACAGTTATGGTACCACCATGGCTGCCTGGGTAAGCTGGTCAGGAACAACACTCGCAGCATTGCTGGTATATGCAGGTGCACGATATGTATTTAGAGCTCAGGCTAGATCCTACTTGGATCGTATACGAGGACTTAACCGATTCACCTCTTGGATGGAAGCACACCCTTTTATGGGCGTTATGACTCTACGACTGCTTCCCGTTGTTCCTCAAACAGCCGTCAATATTTATGCAGGCATCACGTACACTCCCTTCTGGACGTTCATGATTGCTACTGCCATTGGCAAAATGCCCGCTATTTTTGTATTTGCATATGCAGGAGCCCAAGCAAGTGAATCCATCTGGCTCAGTCTACTCGTTCTTGGCGTTTATTTATTGTTCATGACGGTTATTTTACTTGTGTTCCGTTTTCGTTCTCGAAAAAAGGTCTAA
- a CDS encoding Gfo/Idh/MocA family protein has product MSKVLNIAIVGCGGIAKGKHMPSLSKQSQGRMVAFCDIVKERAEEAAAEFGAEGAKVYTDYHELLKDESIDVVHVCTPNDSHSVITVAALEAGKHVMCEKPMAKTSEQAKAMLEAAQRTGKKLSIAYQNRFRSDSQYLKQMCEDGELGDIYFGKAIALRRRAVPTWGVFLDEEKQGGGSLIDIGTHALDLTLWLMDNYKPKSVMGSTFHKLGQRENAANAFGPWDPEQFKVEDSAFGFITMQNGATIIIESSWALNVAEFGEAKSLLCGTEGGADMQDGLRINGEKRSRLYETKVDLDAGGVAFYSGSAENEADREARMWLEAIIEDKEPVVKPEQALVVTQILEAIYESAQTGKAVYFES; this is encoded by the coding sequence ATGTCTAAAGTACTTAACATTGCTATTGTTGGTTGTGGTGGCATTGCCAAAGGAAAACATATGCCGAGTCTGTCCAAGCAATCTCAGGGTCGAATGGTCGCTTTCTGTGACATTGTGAAAGAACGGGCGGAAGAGGCGGCAGCTGAATTCGGAGCAGAGGGCGCCAAAGTGTACACGGATTATCATGAACTGCTGAAGGATGAAAGTATTGATGTGGTTCATGTGTGTACACCGAACGATTCTCACTCCGTTATCACTGTAGCCGCTCTGGAAGCTGGTAAACATGTCATGTGTGAGAAGCCGATGGCGAAGACATCTGAACAGGCTAAAGCGATGCTGGAGGCGGCACAACGTACTGGCAAGAAGTTATCCATTGCATATCAGAACCGCTTCCGTAGCGATAGTCAGTATTTGAAGCAGATGTGTGAGGATGGCGAGTTAGGGGATATTTACTTTGGTAAGGCGATTGCCCTTCGCAGACGTGCTGTTCCAACCTGGGGTGTATTTCTGGATGAAGAGAAGCAGGGCGGAGGTTCGCTGATCGATATTGGTACACACGCACTGGATCTGACCTTATGGCTTATGGATAATTACAAGCCTAAGAGTGTAATGGGCTCGACCTTCCACAAGCTTGGTCAGCGTGAAAATGCGGCAAATGCATTTGGACCGTGGGATCCAGAACAATTCAAGGTGGAGGATTCGGCATTTGGTTTTATCACCATGCAGAATGGAGCTACGATCATCATCGAGTCAAGCTGGGCATTGAATGTTGCCGAGTTCGGTGAAGCCAAATCGTTACTCTGTGGCACCGAAGGCGGTGCTGATATGCAGGATGGATTGCGCATCAATGGTGAGAAGCGAAGCCGGTTGTATGAAACGAAGGTTGATCTTGATGCAGGTGGAGTAGCCTTTTACAGTGGCAGTGCTGAAAATGAAGCAGATCGTGAAGCCAGAATGTGGCTTGAAGCGATTATTGAAGACAAAGAGCCTGTCGTTAAACCAGAGCAAGCTCTCGTAGTAACTCAGATTCTTGAGGCAATCTACGAATCGGCTCAAACAGGAAAAGCCGTTTATTTTGAATCCTGA
- a CDS encoding Gfo/Idh/MocA family protein codes for MDTTKRTRVGIIGLGGIASKVYLPLLSTHSKVEIAGVMNRSIERVENVQQAYRLSNGTTDIKELLSWELDAVFVHTATEAHFEIVMQCLEQGLAVYVDKPLSYKLRESEEMTAFAEAQGLLLGVGFNRRFAPLYQKAKEWMRAGGGYDSLTVTKHRTGIQDRPAAETIYDDLIHMLDLLYWYSDGDVELLQHWIRKTDTDRLLHASGAVKLGRTAYGRYDMVREAGADLEKIELHGRGRSVEVVNMEIARYAERGGLEQQEMFGSWDGILARRGFAGAVDHFLASIETPDDCLISASHVMESHELAEQLIRK; via the coding sequence ATGGACACAACTAAGCGAACCCGTGTTGGAATCATTGGTCTCGGGGGAATTGCAAGTAAAGTATATTTACCGTTATTAAGCACGCATTCGAAGGTGGAGATTGCAGGTGTAATGAATCGCTCCATAGAACGAGTGGAGAACGTGCAACAAGCCTATAGATTAAGTAATGGGACAACGGATATCAAGGAATTGTTATCCTGGGAGTTGGATGCCGTATTTGTACATACAGCAACGGAAGCGCATTTTGAAATAGTGATGCAATGTTTGGAGCAGGGACTTGCCGTCTATGTGGATAAACCGCTGTCGTATAAGCTGCGTGAATCAGAAGAGATGACCGCTTTTGCAGAAGCGCAAGGTTTGCTGCTAGGAGTAGGCTTTAACCGCAGATTTGCTCCCTTGTATCAAAAGGCCAAAGAATGGATGCGTGCCGGTGGAGGCTATGACTCCTTAACTGTTACGAAGCATCGGACAGGCATTCAGGATCGTCCTGCGGCGGAAACGATTTACGATGATCTTATTCACATGCTTGATTTGTTATATTGGTATTCAGATGGCGATGTGGAGTTGCTTCAACATTGGATTCGTAAGACAGATACAGACAGGCTACTGCATGCGTCGGGCGCGGTGAAGCTTGGAAGAACAGCCTACGGAAGATATGATATGGTGCGGGAGGCTGGCGCAGATCTGGAGAAGATTGAGCTGCACGGTAGAGGGAGGTCTGTGGAAGTCGTCAACATGGAAATAGCCAGATATGCGGAGCGCGGCGGACTTGAACAGCAAGAGATGTTTGGAAGCTGGGATGGTATTTTGGCTCGACGGGGTTTTGCTGGAGCGGTAGATCATTTCCTTGCTTCCATAGAAACACCTGACGATTGCCTGATCAGTGCAAGTCATGTAATGGAGAGTCATGAGCTGGCTGAACAATTGATTCGTAAGTAA
- a CDS encoding ThuA domain-containing protein, which yields MINVTIWNEFVHEKIHDEVREVYPDGLHRALADGLGGEGFVIRTATLDQPEHGLSDEVLNSTDVLIWWGHMAHDRVSDEVSQKVTQRVLNGMGLIVLHSGHFSKPFKALMGTSCDLKWRVADEQEIVWCVNPSHPIADGIHDKIVLEKEEMYGEFFDIPVPDELVFVSNFQGGEVFRSGCTFRRGEGKIFYFRPGHETYPTYYKPEILRVISNAVKWAYPARSFKPEFGKSEPVRPFGGVLV from the coding sequence ATGATCAACGTCACCATTTGGAATGAATTTGTCCATGAGAAAATTCACGATGAAGTTAGAGAAGTCTACCCGGACGGTCTCCATAGAGCATTGGCTGACGGACTTGGCGGCGAAGGTTTTGTGATTCGGACAGCTACACTGGATCAGCCTGAACACGGGTTAAGTGATGAGGTGCTGAATTCCACGGATGTGCTGATATGGTGGGGACATATGGCACATGATCGCGTAAGCGATGAAGTTTCGCAGAAGGTGACACAGCGTGTGTTAAACGGCATGGGTCTGATCGTACTACACTCAGGTCATTTCTCCAAACCGTTTAAAGCGCTGATGGGAACAAGCTGCGATCTGAAATGGCGTGTAGCTGACGAGCAGGAGATCGTATGGTGTGTCAATCCATCCCATCCGATTGCGGATGGCATCCACGACAAGATCGTACTGGAGAAAGAAGAAATGTACGGAGAATTCTTCGATATTCCAGTACCGGATGAACTGGTATTTGTGAGTAACTTCCAGGGTGGAGAGGTATTCAGGAGCGGATGCACGTTCCGACGCGGCGAAGGTAAAATCTTTTATTTCCGGCCAGGTCATGAGACATACCCGACCTATTACAAACCGGAAATTTTAAGAGTGATCAGCAATGCAGTGAAATGGGCATATCCTGCCCGTAGCTTCAAGCCGGAATTCGGTAAGAGCGAACCTGTAAGACCATTTGGTGGCGTGCTGGTCTAA
- a CDS encoding sugar phosphate isomerase/epimerase translates to MKLGVFMVLFGGRKLEDALDYVASKGLKAVEIGTGGHPGNAHCNPAELLGNEAALKNFKNAVESRGLMISALSCHGNPLHPQKDIAKGFHDDFVKTVELAEKLEVPVVNTFSGCPGDHEDAKYPNWPVAPWPNDFQEILKWQWENKVIPYWTEWGKFAADRNVKVGLELHGGFSVHTPATLLRLREAAGEVIGANLDPSHMWWQGIDPVQAIHILGREGAIHHFHAKDTTIDPINVNKHGVTDMQDYTNMLDRAWQFRSVGYGHDNKTWADIMSALRLVGYDYVVSIEHEDGLMSVEEGFSKAVQNLQQVLIEEPLGDMWWV, encoded by the coding sequence TTGAAACTCGGCGTATTTATGGTACTATTCGGAGGACGTAAATTAGAAGACGCACTTGATTATGTGGCATCCAAAGGGTTGAAAGCCGTTGAGATTGGTACGGGAGGACATCCGGGGAACGCACATTGTAACCCGGCAGAATTGCTTGGCAATGAAGCGGCATTGAAAAACTTCAAAAACGCAGTGGAATCACGTGGTTTGATGATCAGCGCACTGAGCTGTCACGGTAACCCATTGCATCCGCAAAAGGATATTGCAAAAGGATTCCATGATGACTTTGTCAAAACAGTTGAGCTGGCTGAGAAGTTAGAAGTACCTGTAGTGAACACATTCTCCGGCTGTCCAGGTGATCATGAGGATGCTAAATATCCGAACTGGCCTGTTGCACCGTGGCCGAATGATTTCCAAGAAATTTTGAAATGGCAATGGGAGAACAAAGTTATTCCTTACTGGACAGAGTGGGGTAAGTTTGCCGCAGATCGTAATGTTAAAGTAGGTCTGGAGCTACACGGCGGATTCTCAGTACACACACCTGCTACATTGCTTAGACTGCGTGAAGCAGCAGGGGAAGTCATTGGAGCTAACCTTGACCCAAGTCACATGTGGTGGCAAGGAATTGATCCTGTACAGGCGATTCACATTCTGGGACGTGAAGGCGCGATCCATCACTTCCATGCCAAAGATACAACCATTGATCCAATTAACGTGAATAAGCACGGTGTGACGGATATGCAGGATTATACGAACATGCTGGATCGAGCTTGGCAGTTCCGCTCGGTTGGTTATGGACATGATAACAAAACGTGGGCAGATATTATGAGCGCTCTGCGCCTTGTCGGATATGATTATGTTGTAAGTATTGAACACGAAGACGGTCTGATGTCGGTTGAAGAAGGATTCTCTAAAGCCGTACAAAATCTCCAGCAGGTATTAATTGAGGAACCGCTGGGCGACATGTGGTGGGTTTAG
- a CDS encoding YitT family protein has product MKRTSLTMQQVKTEAGKLAIMLLGTFILAFAYYHINFQNHLSEGGFVGLALLGKYATGLSPAIGMLLLDIPVMILAWYLKGWRFMIQALLGVGAFSLFYDGFERYSTLVMSFNGNLWIPAVLSGVLTGIGAGIVLRFGGATGGDDILAVLVSRWKGWKLGTVFFVSDAFVLGLSLFFLPVKETLYTILAVWIASKVITYVVSIPARGTVVTTSAVKLPIPSVATKAVNVASQRTAVARGVTH; this is encoded by the coding sequence ATGAAGAGAACATCGTTAACAATGCAACAAGTGAAGACAGAAGCGGGCAAGCTGGCGATTATGCTGCTCGGTACATTTATTTTGGCGTTTGCCTACTATCACATTAATTTTCAGAATCATTTATCGGAGGGCGGATTTGTCGGTCTGGCCCTGTTAGGGAAATACGCAACAGGCTTATCTCCAGCAATTGGTATGCTGCTGCTGGACATTCCTGTCATGATTCTAGCCTGGTACCTTAAGGGCTGGAGATTCATGATTCAGGCGCTACTTGGTGTAGGTGCATTCTCCCTATTCTATGATGGCTTTGAACGATATTCTACACTAGTGATGTCGTTTAATGGGAACCTGTGGATTCCCGCAGTGCTATCCGGTGTGTTGACAGGGATAGGCGCAGGGATTGTGCTTCGATTTGGCGGAGCGACAGGTGGAGACGATATTCTGGCGGTGCTGGTAAGCCGCTGGAAGGGATGGAAGCTGGGAACAGTTTTCTTCGTCAGCGATGCATTTGTATTAGGATTGTCGCTTTTCTTTCTTCCGGTAAAAGAAACTTTATATACGATTCTGGCCGTATGGATTGCGAGTAAAGTCATCACGTACGTCGTGAGTATCCCGGCACGCGGAACGGTTGTTACAACTTCTGCTGTCAAACTGCCGATCCCATCGGTAGCGACCAAGGCTGTGAACGTTGCTTCACAACGCACTGCGGTAGCAAGAGGGGTAACACATTAA
- a CDS encoding Gfo/Idh/MocA family protein, which translates to MDKMKAGIIGCGNISAIYLENLKNSPVIEVVAVADLILERAQERADEFNIANVYNVDELLQNKEIELVINLTVPGSHAMTDIAALEAGKHVYAEKPLAISIEDGRKVIELAEEKGLYVGSAPDTFLGSGIQTARKAIEDGLIGKPIAATSFFMGGGPEAWHPNPEFFYMDGGGPMFDMGPYYLTALVTLLGSIRRISSSAGIQIVDRKIGSGPKEGTSLQVQTPTHLAGTIDFNGGAIATMITSFDIRGASDLPRIEIYGTEGTLSVPDPNYFNGEVKLRKYGQDTWETVTPIFESGQNERGLGVNEMVESIRAGRESKASGKLAYHVLEAMHAFQRSSLEGKHILLESNYEYNAATKTDDNQTETVPSTN; encoded by the coding sequence GTGGACAAAATGAAAGCAGGCATCATAGGGTGCGGCAATATTAGCGCCATTTATCTGGAGAATCTGAAGAACAGTCCCGTTATTGAGGTTGTTGCCGTAGCGGATCTGATCCTTGAACGCGCACAAGAACGGGCAGATGAATTTAATATCGCAAACGTTTACAATGTAGATGAGTTGCTGCAAAATAAGGAAATTGAGCTTGTCATTAATTTGACTGTTCCTGGTAGTCATGCAATGACGGACATAGCTGCTCTTGAGGCAGGTAAGCATGTGTATGCTGAGAAACCGCTGGCTATTTCTATAGAAGATGGTCGCAAAGTCATTGAACTGGCTGAAGAAAAAGGACTCTACGTCGGATCAGCACCGGATACATTCCTCGGATCAGGCATTCAGACGGCTCGTAAAGCGATTGAAGACGGCCTGATTGGTAAGCCGATTGCAGCTACTTCCTTCTTCATGGGCGGTGGTCCAGAAGCATGGCATCCGAATCCAGAATTCTTCTATATGGATGGAGGCGGACCTATGTTTGACATGGGGCCATATTACCTTACAGCTCTAGTAACATTGCTTGGGTCTATTCGTAGAATTAGCTCTTCGGCAGGGATTCAGATTGTAGATCGTAAGATTGGTTCTGGTCCTAAGGAAGGCACCTCGTTGCAAGTACAAACACCAACGCATCTTGCGGGAACCATTGATTTTAATGGCGGTGCCATTGCAACGATGATTACAAGCTTCGATATTCGGGGCGCTTCAGATCTGCCACGCATTGAAATTTACGGTACAGAAGGCACGCTCAGTGTACCTGACCCGAATTATTTTAATGGAGAAGTGAAGCTTCGCAAATACGGTCAGGATACGTGGGAGACGGTTACACCGATATTTGAAAGTGGTCAAAATGAGCGTGGTCTTGGTGTAAACGAGATGGTTGAGTCCATTCGTGCCGGACGCGAGAGCAAAGCAAGTGGCAAACTGGCATACCATGTACTAGAAGCTATGCATGCATTCCAGCGCTCGTCTCTTGAGGGCAAGCACATTTTGCTTGAAAGCAACTATGAATACAATGCAGCAACCAAAACAGATGACAATCAGACGGAGACTGTACCATCCACTAATTGA
- a CDS encoding sugar phosphate isomerase/epimerase family protein — MLKIGLQLYTVRDELERDFKGTLAKIAELGYQGVEFHNFYGHSAEEVRAIVNELGLEIVGTHVQYNSLKEDLDAVIAYHNELGNRNLIVPYLSEEQRQWDDVFASLNAIGGKIAAENLVLFYHNHDFEFTTQVDGRPALYAMYETVPASHLQVELDSCWAHAAGYPPTEVIAKYAGRLPLVHWKDMSRSEGRVLTVEFGQGK; from the coding sequence ATGTTGAAGATCGGACTACAGTTATACACCGTACGGGATGAACTGGAACGCGATTTTAAAGGAACGCTTGCTAAGATTGCGGAGCTCGGCTACCAGGGTGTGGAATTCCATAATTTCTATGGACACAGTGCAGAGGAAGTCAGAGCGATCGTAAATGAACTCGGATTGGAAATTGTAGGTACACATGTGCAATATAATAGCTTGAAAGAAGATTTGGATGCGGTTATCGCTTATCACAATGAACTTGGCAATCGGAACTTAATCGTGCCTTATTTGTCAGAGGAACAACGACAATGGGATGACGTATTTGCTTCGCTGAATGCAATCGGTGGGAAGATCGCAGCAGAGAATCTGGTGTTGTTCTATCACAATCATGATTTTGAATTTACAACACAAGTTGACGGTCGTCCGGCACTGTATGCGATGTACGAGACTGTTCCTGCTTCTCACCTACAGGTAGAGCTGGACTCATGTTGGGCGCATGCTGCTGGTTATCCACCAACGGAAGTGATTGCGAAGTATGCAGGACGCCTGCCATTGGTGCATTGGAAAGACATGAGTCGGTCAGAAGGGCGTGTGTTAACCGTTGAATTTGGCCAGGGGAAGTAG
- the msrA gene encoding peptide-methionine (S)-S-oxide reductase MsrA produces MEQHTSEKATFAGGCFWCMVSPFEELPGIHGIVSGYTGGHTENPTYEEVCSETTGHVEAVQITFDPSIFPYEKLVELFWQQIDPTDAGGQFHDRGSSYQTAIFYHTEEQREIAEASKAALEQSGRFDKPIFTPILPAKTFYEAEEHHQNYHRKNPAHYKRYSKGSGRQDFIERNWSANVDKNSLKERLTPLQFEVTQNNATEPAFHNEFWDHHGDGIYVDIVSGEPLFSSTDKYDSGCGWPSFTRPLRDYNVKEKTDLSHFMIRTEVRSREGDSHLGHLFNDGPAEAGGMRYCINSAALRFVPKEDLQKEGYGEYAVLFNESR; encoded by the coding sequence ATGGAACAACACACAAGTGAAAAAGCAACTTTTGCAGGTGGGTGCTTCTGGTGTATGGTATCCCCCTTTGAGGAATTGCCTGGTATTCATGGAATTGTATCAGGCTATACAGGTGGACATACCGAGAACCCAACTTATGAAGAAGTATGCTCCGAAACAACAGGACACGTAGAGGCGGTTCAAATTACGTTTGACCCATCAATTTTCCCTTACGAGAAGCTTGTTGAATTATTCTGGCAGCAGATTGATCCTACCGATGCAGGTGGACAATTTCATGACCGTGGATCCTCTTACCAAACTGCGATCTTCTACCACACGGAGGAACAGCGTGAGATTGCCGAAGCATCCAAAGCAGCACTAGAACAGAGCGGACGGTTTGATAAACCGATCTTCACACCTATTTTGCCAGCAAAAACGTTCTATGAGGCAGAAGAGCATCACCAAAACTACCATCGGAAGAACCCTGCCCATTATAAGCGGTATAGCAAAGGTTCTGGTCGCCAAGACTTTATTGAGCGTAACTGGTCGGCCAACGTGGATAAAAATAGCCTGAAAGAGCGCCTGACTCCTCTGCAGTTCGAGGTTACGCAGAACAATGCAACGGAGCCTGCTTTCCATAACGAATTCTGGGATCACCATGGAGATGGCATTTATGTCGATATCGTGTCTGGGGAACCACTCTTCAGTTCTACAGACAAGTACGACTCGGGTTGCGGCTGGCCAAGCTTCACACGCCCTCTTCGCGACTACAACGTGAAGGAAAAAACCGATCTTAGTCACTTCATGATTCGTACTGAGGTGAGAAGCCGGGAAGGTGATTCACATCTGGGTCACCTGTTCAACGACGGTCCTGCGGAAGCTGGCGGTATGCGGTATTGCATTAACTCGGCGGCCCTTCGTTTTGTACCCAAAGAGGATCTTCAGAAGGAAGGTTATGGCGAGTACGCCGTACTTTTTAACGAATCCCGTTAA
- a CDS encoding lipid II flippase Amj family protein, whose product MFSLSLAIPMVFTMLIHAADSLSYALRLGGLRTRRIALAISLSGILLLVSRTSNMAQGPMVGNLVDTASSGGTTNFATQLHWLMGAATIGTALAILCFPTMVKLSSRMVVHFEAAGSIPTMVRGMLKRSKMKNAMYYITPPSWVMAKQLVQHGMPRRLMTLNIAVTAIYTTGVLSSLYAAYLYPSQAIAASQSTGLINGIATILLTILIDPRISLLSDKSLRGEIKLDRMNQIYGCMLISRLFGTLLAQLLLIPFAYWIGWIVGLIH is encoded by the coding sequence ATGTTCAGTCTAAGCTTAGCGATTCCAATGGTATTTACCATGTTAATTCATGCAGCGGATAGTTTATCCTATGCTTTGCGTCTTGGTGGATTACGTACGCGTCGGATTGCACTAGCGATATCGTTATCTGGGATTTTATTGTTAGTATCACGTACGTCCAATATGGCTCAAGGGCCAATGGTAGGCAATCTGGTAGACACAGCTTCCAGTGGGGGAACAACAAATTTTGCAACACAGCTTCATTGGTTAATGGGGGCGGCTACGATCGGAACAGCACTTGCTATCCTTTGCTTTCCCACGATGGTGAAGCTGTCTTCCCGTATGGTTGTGCATTTTGAAGCAGCAGGTTCCATTCCAACGATGGTTCGCGGAATGCTGAAGCGTAGCAAGATGAAGAATGCGATGTATTATATTACTCCACCGTCATGGGTGATGGCGAAGCAATTAGTCCAACATGGCATGCCTAGACGTCTGATGACGTTGAACATTGCCGTGACGGCAATCTATACAACAGGTGTGCTCTCAAGTTTGTATGCGGCATACCTGTACCCTAGTCAGGCAATCGCTGCTTCCCAATCCACAGGATTAATCAACGGTATTGCAACCATTTTGCTCACGATTCTGATTGATCCACGCATTTCTCTTCTTAGTGACAAATCATTACGCGGTGAGATCAAGCTGGATCGGATGAACCAGATCTATGGCTGTATGCTTATATCCCGTTTGTTCGGTACGTTACTTGCACAGCTGCTGTTGATTCCTTTTGCATATTGGATCGGCTGGATCGTAGGTTTAATACATTAA
- a CDS encoding DUF2188 domain-containing protein, with protein sequence MPWNKHDYPVSMKNLEPRIRHKAIEIANALLEDGYEEGRAIPIATAKAEEWGENHPESQNSNANSSSGKKSAPRQSSSTERRHSEPVASSKSHDNIHVVPTDSGWAIKEEGKPSYQSTFDTKAEAVDAAKALSHKQNIRAIIHNQDGQIASSIKS encoded by the coding sequence ATGCCTTGGAACAAACATGATTATCCTGTCTCAATGAAAAATCTAGAGCCACGTATCCGACATAAGGCTATTGAGATCGCTAATGCTCTGCTGGAGGACGGTTATGAGGAAGGACGAGCTATTCCGATTGCTACAGCGAAAGCCGAAGAGTGGGGCGAGAATCATCCCGAATCCCAAAACTCTAACGCTAACTCATCATCCGGAAAAAAATCAGCTCCTCGCCAATCCTCCTCTACGGAGCGACGTCACTCTGAACCTGTAGCCTCATCGAAGAGTCATGACAACATTCATGTTGTGCCTACAGATTCTGGCTGGGCGATTAAGGAGGAAGGAAAGCCCTCCTATCAGTCCACATTCGATACAAAAGCAGAAGCCGTGGATGCAGCCAAAGCACTCAGCCATAAACAGAACATTCGAGCCATTATCCATAACCAGGATGGACAGATCGCTTCATCGATTAAATCCTAA
- a CDS encoding AraC family transcriptional regulator has product MPTDHSCQVLTAGFSFHRKPYAMVQPDGVKNYLMRLQTDGRCRARVDGAMSLVDAGDLLVFSPDEPYELKIDNELNPMGERLVESGDYHVFFNGSWVDEWWKRHKRPNRIKVELSESLLTLFRQLILEQRRISNPYPEISSYYMRILCLEIDRLLSEHPTITNTNYVAYEIKSYIEENASSLFKLEDVASSVGISVSRCVHLFKEAFGKSIMQYTLDVRLNMARERIIFSPMTLEHVAESSGFNNYTYFHRVFRSRFGMSPKEFRIIHREQM; this is encoded by the coding sequence ATGCCGACCGATCATTCCTGCCAGGTTCTCACGGCAGGCTTCTCATTTCACCGTAAACCCTATGCTATGGTACAGCCCGATGGGGTGAAGAACTACTTGATGAGGCTCCAGACGGATGGGCGTTGCCGAGCTCGTGTAGATGGTGCCATGTCGCTAGTCGATGCGGGCGATCTGCTTGTTTTTAGCCCGGACGAACCCTATGAACTGAAAATAGACAATGAGCTTAATCCGATGGGAGAACGTCTCGTCGAGAGTGGAGATTATCATGTCTTCTTCAATGGTTCTTGGGTGGATGAATGGTGGAAACGACACAAACGACCAAACCGGATTAAGGTGGAGCTTTCCGAGAGCCTGCTCACACTGTTCCGCCAGCTTATTTTGGAGCAACGCCGAATTTCCAATCCGTATCCTGAGATTTCAAGTTATTATATGCGCATCCTATGTCTCGAAATCGATCGACTATTATCCGAACATCCAACGATCACGAATACGAATTATGTAGCTTATGAAATTAAAAGTTATATTGAGGAGAACGCGTCCTCATTGTTTAAGCTTGAGGATGTTGCTTCTTCTGTGGGAATTAGTGTTTCGCGGTGTGTTCATCTTTTTAAAGAGGCGTTTGGCAAAAGCATTATGCAATATACCTTGGATGTGAGGCTGAACATGGCCAGGGAACGGATTATCTTCAGTCCGATGACCCTGGAACATGTGGCCGAATCCTCCGGTTTTAACAATTATACGTATTTCCACCGTGTATTCCGCTCCCGTTTCGGCATGTCGCCTAAGGAGTTTCGCATTATCCATCGGGAGCAGATGTAG